One stretch of Cedecea neteri DNA includes these proteins:
- the rlmB gene encoding 23S rRNA (guanosine(2251)-2'-O)-methyltransferase RlmB, translating into MSEIIYGIHAVQALLERAPQRFQEVFILKGREDKRLLPLIHAVEAQGIPVQVANRQWLDEKAEGAVHQGIIARVKPGRQYQENDLPDLIAEHERPFLLILDGVTDPHNLGACLRSADAAGVHAVIVPKDRSAQLNATAKKVACGAAENVPLIRVTNLARTMRLLQEENVWIVGTAGEADHTLFQSKFTGPMALVMGAEGEGMRRLTREHCDELVSIPMAGTVSSLNVSVATGVCLFEIVRQRG; encoded by the coding sequence ATGAGTGAAATTATTTACGGCATTCACGCCGTCCAGGCCCTGCTTGAACGTGCTCCGCAGCGTTTTCAGGAAGTCTTTATCCTGAAAGGTCGCGAAGACAAGCGCCTGCTGCCGCTGATCCACGCTGTTGAAGCGCAGGGGATCCCGGTGCAGGTGGCAAACCGCCAGTGGCTCGACGAGAAGGCCGAGGGCGCGGTACACCAGGGTATCATCGCCCGCGTGAAGCCGGGCCGCCAGTATCAGGAAAACGATCTGCCCGATCTGATTGCCGAGCACGAACGTCCATTCCTGCTGATCTTAGACGGCGTAACCGATCCACATAATCTCGGGGCCTGCCTGCGTAGCGCAGACGCTGCCGGGGTTCATGCGGTTATCGTGCCAAAGGATCGTTCCGCACAGCTGAACGCGACGGCGAAAAAAGTGGCCTGTGGCGCGGCGGAGAACGTTCCGCTTATCCGCGTGACCAACCTGGCCCGCACCATGCGCCTGCTGCAGGAAGAGAACGTCTGGATCGTCGGCACCGCCGGTGAAGCGGACCACACTCTGTTTCAGAGCAAATTCACCGGCCCAATGGCGCTGGTGATGGGTGCAGAAGGCGAAGGCATGCGCCGCCTGACTCGCGAGCACTGTGATGAGCTGGTCAGCATCCCAATGGCCGGGACCGTTTCTTCCCTGAACGTTTCCGTCGCTACCGGCGTTTGCCTGTTCGAAATCGTGCGTCAGCGCGGTTAA
- the rnr gene encoding ribonuclease R — MSKDPFQEREAEKYENPIPSREFILDHLSKREKPASRDELAEELKISGEEQIEALRRRLRAMERDGQLVFTRRQCYALPERLDLLKGKVIGHRDGFGFLRVEGRKDDLYLSSEQMKMCMHGDLVLAQPLGADRKGRREARIVRVLEPRTGQIVGRYFTDAGIGFVVPDDSRLSFDILIPPEELMGARMGFVVVVELTQRPTRRTKAIGKIVEVLGDNMGTGMAVDMALRTHEIPYVWPKEVEAQVANLKEEVPEEAKVGRVDLRDLPLMTIDGEDARDFDDAVFCEKKRGGGWRLWVAIADVSYYVRPPTALDNEARNRGTSVYFPSQVVPMLPEVLSNGLCSLNPQVDRLCMVCEMTISAAGRLTGYKFYEAVMSSHARLTYTKVWHMLQGDQELREQYAPLVKHIEELHNLYKVLEVSRAQRGGISFESEEAKFIFNAERRIERVEQTVRNDAHKLIEECMILANISAARFVEKNNEPALFRDHDRPSNDAITAFRSVLAELGLELPGGQKPEPRDYADLLASIADRPDHEMLQTMLLRSMKQAIYDPENRGHFGLALQSYAHFTSPIRRYPDLSLHRAIKYLLAKEQGHTGNSTESGGWHYSMEEMLQLGQHCSMTERRADEATRDVADWLKCDFMQDQVGQVFNGIIASVTGFGFFVRLDDLFIDGLVHVSTLDNDYYRFDQIGQRLIGESGGQTYRLGDRVEVRVEAVHMDERKIDFALISSSRAPRGEGKTAKDKAKRGGNGGAPSKRRQAGKRVNFEPDNAFRKEKDGAKAKKEKAGKKPKKAKAPSDKTRKIAAATKAKRAAKKQAS, encoded by the coding sequence ATGTCAAAAGATCCTTTTCAGGAACGAGAAGCCGAAAAATACGAAAACCCGATCCCAAGCCGGGAGTTTATTCTCGATCACCTTTCAAAACGTGAAAAACCTGCCAGCCGCGATGAGCTGGCGGAAGAACTAAAAATCTCCGGTGAAGAACAGATTGAAGCTTTACGTCGACGCCTGCGCGCGATGGAGCGTGACGGTCAACTGGTCTTTACCCGCCGCCAGTGCTACGCGCTGCCGGAACGCCTCGATCTGCTGAAAGGCAAAGTTATTGGCCACCGTGACGGGTTTGGTTTCCTGCGCGTAGAAGGCCGTAAAGACGACCTCTACCTTTCATCCGAACAGATGAAGATGTGCATGCACGGCGACCTGGTGCTGGCACAGCCGCTCGGTGCCGATCGTAAAGGCCGCCGTGAAGCGCGTATTGTGCGCGTACTGGAGCCAAGAACCGGTCAAATCGTAGGCCGCTACTTTACCGATGCGGGCATTGGTTTTGTGGTGCCTGACGACAGCCGCCTGAGCTTCGACATCCTGATCCCGCCTGAAGAGCTAATGGGTGCCCGTATGGGCTTTGTGGTAGTGGTTGAGCTGACCCAGCGCCCGACCCGTCGCACAAAGGCTATCGGCAAGATTGTTGAAGTGCTCGGTGACAATATGGGCACCGGCATGGCCGTGGATATGGCGCTGCGTACTCATGAAATTCCGTACGTCTGGCCGAAAGAGGTTGAAGCCCAGGTCGCAAATCTGAAAGAAGAAGTGCCGGAAGAGGCCAAAGTGGGCCGCGTCGACCTGCGCGACTTACCGCTGATGACCATCGATGGTGAAGATGCCCGAGACTTCGATGATGCCGTATTCTGCGAGAAAAAACGCGGCGGCGGCTGGCGCCTGTGGGTTGCCATTGCCGACGTAAGCTACTACGTTCGTCCGCCAACGGCGCTGGATAACGAAGCCCGCAACCGTGGGACTTCGGTTTACTTCCCGTCGCAGGTGGTTCCAATGCTGCCGGAAGTGCTTTCAAACGGCCTGTGTTCCCTGAACCCGCAGGTGGATCGCCTGTGTATGGTTTGCGAGATGACCATCTCCGCAGCAGGGCGTCTGACCGGCTACAAATTCTATGAAGCGGTGATGAGCTCTCACGCTCGCCTGACCTATACCAAGGTCTGGCATATGCTGCAGGGCGACCAGGAGCTGCGCGAGCAGTATGCGCCGCTGGTTAAGCACATCGAAGAGCTGCATAACCTCTACAAAGTGCTGGAAGTTTCCCGTGCCCAGCGCGGCGGTATTTCCTTCGAGAGCGAAGAAGCGAAGTTTATCTTCAACGCAGAGCGCCGCATTGAGCGCGTCGAACAGACCGTGCGTAACGATGCGCACAAGCTAATCGAAGAGTGCATGATCCTCGCCAATATCTCGGCGGCGCGCTTCGTTGAGAAGAACAACGAGCCAGCGCTGTTCCGCGATCACGATCGTCCGAGCAACGATGCGATCACCGCATTCCGTTCGGTACTGGCGGAGCTGGGTCTTGAATTACCGGGCGGGCAGAAGCCAGAACCGCGTGATTACGCCGATCTGCTGGCGTCCATCGCCGATCGCCCTGACCACGAGATGCTGCAAACTATGCTGCTGCGCTCGATGAAGCAGGCTATCTACGATCCGGAAAACCGCGGCCACTTCGGCCTGGCGCTGCAGTCCTATGCGCACTTTACCTCGCCAATTCGTCGCTACCCGGATCTGTCGCTGCACCGCGCCATTAAATACCTGTTGGCGAAAGAACAGGGGCATACCGGGAACAGCACCGAATCCGGCGGCTGGCACTACAGCATGGAAGAAATGCTGCAGCTGGGTCAGCACTGCTCGATGACCGAACGCCGCGCCGACGAAGCGACTCGCGACGTAGCGGACTGGCTGAAGTGCGACTTCATGCAGGATCAGGTGGGCCAGGTATTCAACGGCATTATTGCCAGCGTAACCGGCTTCGGCTTCTTCGTACGCCTGGATGACCTGTTCATCGACGGGCTGGTTCACGTCTCAACGCTGGATAACGACTATTATCGCTTTGACCAGATTGGTCAGCGCCTGATTGGCGAATCCGGCGGGCAGACTTACCGTCTGGGTGACCGCGTCGAGGTTCGGGTGGAAGCCGTCCACATGGACGAGCGTAAAATCGACTTCGCGCTGATCTCAAGCTCACGTGCGCCGCGTGGCGAAGGTAAAACGGCAAAAGACAAAGCGAAGCGAGGCGGAAATGGTGGGGCGCCGTCTAAGCGCCGCCAGGCTGGCAAACGCGTAAACTTCGAGCCGGACAATGCTTTCCGCAAAGAGAAAGACGGCGCGAAAGCGAAGAAAGAGAAAGCTGGAAAGAAACCGAAGAAAGCCAAAGCGCCGTCGGACAAAACCCGTAAAATAGCGGCAGCAACGAAGGCGAAGCGCGCCGCGAAAAAGCAGGCAAGCTGA
- the nsrR gene encoding nitric oxide-sensing transcriptional repressor NsrR, protein MQLTSFTDYGLRALIYMASLPEGRMTNISEVTEVYGVSRNHMVKIINQLSRAGYVMAVRGKNGGIRLGKPAGTIRIGDVVRELEPLSLVNCSSEFCHITPACRLKQALAEAVQSFLQELDKHTLADLVDQNQPLYKLLLVE, encoded by the coding sequence GTGCAGTTAACGAGTTTTACTGATTACGGTTTACGTGCTTTGATTTATATGGCTTCTCTTCCAGAAGGAAGAATGACCAATATCTCTGAAGTGACAGAGGTGTACGGTGTGTCCCGTAATCATATGGTGAAAATCATCAATCAACTCAGCCGCGCGGGCTATGTTATGGCCGTGCGAGGAAAAAACGGCGGCATCCGCCTTGGTAAGCCTGCGGGCACGATCCGCATTGGCGACGTGGTGCGTGAGCTGGAGCCGCTCTCATTGGTGAACTGTAGCAGTGAGTTTTGTCATATCACCCCTGCCTGCCGACTGAAACAGGCTTTGGCTGAGGCGGTGCAAAGTTTCCTACAGGAACTGGATAAGCATACGCTGGCCGATCTGGTGGACCAAAACCAACCGCTCTACAAATTACTGCTGGTGGAGTAA
- a CDS encoding adenylosuccinate synthase has translation MGNNVVVLGTQWGDEGKGKIVDLLTERAKYVVRYQGGHNAGHTLVINGEKTVLHLIPSGILRENVTSIIGNGVVLSPAALMKEMKGLEDRGIPVRERLLLSEACPLILDYHVALDVAREKARGAKAIGTTGRGIGPAYEDKVARRGLRVGDLFDKATFADKLKEVMEYHNFQLVNFYKVDAVDYQKVLDDAMAVADILTSMVVDVSDLLDQARKRGDFIMFEGAQGTLLDIDHGTYPYVTSSNTTAGGVATGSGIGPRYVDYVLGIIKAYSTRVGAGPFPTELFDDIGEFLCKQGNEFGATTGRRRRTGWLDAVAVRRAVQINSLSGFCLTKLDVLDGLKEVKICVGYRMPDGREVTTTPMAADDWEGIEPIYEVMPGWSETTFGVKERSGLPQAALNYIKRIEEVTGVPIDIISTGPDRTETMILRDPFDA, from the coding sequence ATGGGTAACAACGTCGTCGTACTGGGCACCCAATGGGGTGACGAAGGTAAAGGAAAGATCGTCGATCTTCTGACTGAACGGGCTAAATATGTTGTGCGCTATCAGGGCGGTCACAACGCAGGCCACACTCTCGTAATCAACGGTGAAAAAACCGTTCTCCATCTTATTCCATCAGGCATTCTCCGCGAAAACGTCACCAGCATCATCGGTAACGGCGTTGTGCTGTCTCCTGCTGCGCTGATGAAAGAGATGAAAGGGCTGGAAGACCGCGGTATTCCGGTACGTGAGCGTCTGCTGCTGTCTGAAGCTTGCCCGCTGATCCTTGACTACCACGTTGCGCTGGACGTAGCGCGTGAAAAAGCTCGCGGTGCGAAAGCTATCGGGACTACCGGTCGTGGTATCGGTCCTGCGTACGAAGACAAAGTGGCCCGTCGTGGCCTGCGCGTTGGCGACCTGTTCGACAAAGCCACCTTTGCAGACAAGCTGAAAGAAGTGATGGAATACCATAACTTCCAGCTGGTGAACTTCTACAAAGTTGACGCAGTTGACTACCAGAAAGTGCTGGATGATGCGATGGCGGTTGCCGACATCCTGACCTCCATGGTGGTAGACGTATCCGATCTGCTGGATCAGGCGCGCAAACGCGGCGATTTCATCATGTTCGAAGGCGCTCAGGGTACGCTGCTGGACATCGACCACGGTACCTATCCGTACGTAACTTCCTCTAACACCACCGCTGGTGGCGTTGCGACCGGCTCCGGCATTGGTCCGCGCTATGTGGATTACGTTCTGGGTATCATCAAAGCCTACTCCACTCGCGTGGGTGCGGGTCCGTTCCCAACCGAACTGTTTGATGACATCGGCGAGTTCCTGTGCAAACAGGGTAACGAATTCGGTGCTACCACCGGCCGTCGTCGTCGTACCGGCTGGCTGGATGCGGTTGCCGTACGCCGTGCCGTGCAGATTAACTCCCTGTCTGGCTTCTGCCTGACCAAGCTGGACGTACTGGACGGCCTGAAAGAAGTGAAAATCTGCGTGGGCTACCGTATGCCAGATGGCCGCGAAGTGACCACCACCCCAATGGCAGCGGATGACTGGGAAGGTATCGAGCCGATTTACGAAGTGATGCCTGGCTGGTCTGAAACCACTTTCGGCGTGAAAGAGCGCAGCGGTCTGCCGCAGGCAGCGCTGAACTACATCAAACGTATTGAAGAAGTGACCGGCGTGCCGATTGATATTATCTCTACCGGCCCAGACCGTACTGAAACCATGATTCTGCGCGATCCGTTCGACGCATAA
- a CDS encoding DUF2065 domain-containing protein → MNSTIWLALALVLVLEGLGPMLYPRIWRRMILAMAQLPDTLLRRFGGGLVVAGIVIYYMLSRASS, encoded by the coding sequence ATGAATTCTACAATTTGGCTGGCGCTTGCCCTGGTGTTAGTGCTCGAAGGGCTAGGCCCCATGCTTTATCCACGCATCTGGCGGCGCATGATTCTGGCCATGGCTCAATTACCGGACACATTGCTTCGTCGTTTTGGCGGCGGTCTTGTGGTTGCGGGCATCGTTATCTACTACATGTTGAGTCGCGCCAGCAGCTGA